The genomic segment CACCAGGCAACTGATTGGGAGTGGCTGCATCCATGGTAGTCCAAGTCTTGTGGATCattaagatgttttttgtttatgtgaGATGAGCCTTTCGTgatctttttggtcagcagtggttttctcctggGAAATTTCCCACGGATGCCATTTTTTCCCAGTCTCTTTCTTCAGGTTGAGtcatgaacactgaccttaactgagggaGGTGAGACCTGTAGTTCTTAAAAttagtttgatgatctgaaacatgcaaGTATGACAAATATAAGCGAAAAAAATTAGAAATCAAGAAGCGGGCAAGTTAAAGTCAGAAACTGGAATTTTATATATCATtctttttctagttttttttttatgtgtgcctatgattGCTGGTAAACTGAAAAGCAAAGTTCAGtaaaaaatgatataaaaaaatgaaactaactGTACTAGCTGTCATGCAATATCCTGGTAGCAAGTTATCATTTGACAGGAATGGTGTGATAAGAGGCTGTCGCAGAGGAGGAAAGACTGAGAGACATGGTTGCGGGACATGAGGGATCTGGGCAGGAAATGTGAGATGGATATGTTTTGGAGTTGACAGCTGAATTTAAAAACAGTGACACAAATGACATTAAGGAAGGAAAAAGAATTGGCAAAGTAGCTCTTGAGTATGAACTTTGTTTGGCAGAAAGgatgagcaaaaaaacagaaaatgaacaaaagtaTAGATTCTGAATACATAGAGATGGCCAAGGGGAAGCACTTCAGAGAGGAAGCACTTTTGGAAAAAAGAAGCTGTGTCTGTCAAAACAGATGGCAACTGGTAAAGAAGATTAGCTGCTGTTACTACTGTCTCCAACGCCACTTCAGACTGATCAACCACCCCCccaaaacacagacaaacacacacacacacacgactctCACAGACCTCCAACTGTTTCTCTCATCCCAGCCCAAAAACCCAGCCAGCACTCGACCCTGTGTCACATTTACACCCTCCTCTTTGTAGAAAACAAGACAGCTGGGATCAGGGCAAGTCTCAATGTTCACAATCATTGTCCCAAATTGTTTTCTAAAGCCACACTTTTTGACAGTTTGCAAAGTTTGAAAACAACTGtctgttttaattgttttatatttggGAGTTTAAAGATTCATTATAAAactaaaaaattaataaaaaggatctttttttaaaggtgttAAACAAGGTGTGGGTCATTATGGCCACAGTGGCCGAGGAGTGAATTCTTTCCCACCCTGCCGTCATGTGAGTTATTAAGGTCACGAGGGGTGAGTGGGGGTTGAATCGCCTGAGAAGTCGGAGTTGTAGGTGGCTGACAGCTGGTGTCAAaagccaccacctctgttcagcGATGGTCGTTCACAATGGACGTAGATgacctctttcactcctctctcAAACTATCTTCTCAATGTTCACATCGATAATGACCCACATCTTTTTTCACAGTTCAGTCACGGTTTTAATAGTGGGTCAAAAACCCTCAGGACCACCAAGTGGACAACCCCACTCTGGGTTAAATACTTCCATCAGTAGTATCGCCTCTTGGATGAGCCTTCAGTTCAAACACTCAAGACTTGTTACATATCAAAAACTGAAGTTGTGGCTTGATAGGTGTGTGGAAAGAAATTAATGTAACACAAAAAACTGCCCAAAATTGCAACTTCCTTTCAAAAGACGTCTGGTGTGTGCTTGGACTAAGCCAGACTAAATGTCATCCAGTTTTTTTGCTCACCTAATATAATTATGTGCTGAGACTAGCTTCAAAAAGGCAAATGAATGCACTTTCCAAAATGTCAACACTTCCTTCGGGCAACTTCATGCTTAAtgcatgtgttttgtttctctAGGAGTGTGTGCGGGAGCTCACAGACCACCTGAAAGCACATCACATCACATCTCAGCATGTTTGTGACCAACACAGATaggcattaaaacaaaataacataaaaaagaaaaagaatccaCAGACAAGAGACATCTTATGTCATCAGTTGGTTGGTTTATTTATCATTAGCAATGACACCAAATGTACTCTACTGTTTTCACTTGCTATTATCGGAGATGCATTTTGAATTGTAAACAGTGATAATGATACTCCTTACAAGCAGTGTATGACCAGGGAAAAGAGCAGACTGTGCTCTCGCTCacctaattttttttattttttttaaacaatacatGTCATCTTATAGTTTTGAGTCTCTCATATTTACATAGATACAGCCGGGTCCCACGTTCATCACCAGCAGGGacttgtttggctttttttgtttttttttttgtttcattttttttaaatgtgctatcacatatttttcttaaagaaTTATATTTACAACCATATTGCCCCCCTCCCCCAGCTGCCTGCTGCCGGGGGGAGGGGAGAGTTAACACACAGTTAGAATCACTTGCTTAAACTACTTATGCTTCTTGAAAGTTTACGCTGTAAGTCAACCTTATAGctctaagtttttttttctcttaacaAATAAAGTTAATACAGAGCTCAAGCTGTTCCGTCTTCCCCATTtaaaaaatgaccaaagaaacaaaccaaatatcatattaaaataaaataaaaaataaaaagaaacaataaaatattgcACTTAAAAGTTCAGGACAGCACTGGACCTGTTTGGTGGTTAAATAGAACAGTGAGAGCTTTCAGCTGAGTGCTTTGGAGGACGTGAGGGAGTCTGCAGAAGCATCCAGCAAGTTAATCTAAATAAATAGCAAACCTTTGTACatgtgaagctttttttttcctctgtgaaACGAGCAACCTCTCGTGTATTGCTCAGTATGAACGGGGGAGTGCATGTTGGAACCCTAAAGCATGTAAAAAAACCGtgtataaaaacagaaacagaaaagcaCATAAACTAAGCAGTAACCTGTCATAGCAATGTCCTGAGAATGGTTCCTTGATTAGTCCAAAATGAGCTACAATGTTAAAGGAGATGTTTTTAATCTTCTTCCTCTTGGATTTTCCTTCCTTGTCGTAAACAGTCTATGGAGACGGGAAGCAAGtcgtcttgttttttttttgtgtgtttgtagatTTTAATGTCTTTTCATGTGAGAGAGACACATATTTGCGTTTCGTCACAGCTCCAGTCCTTTTACTACTTATGTGTCGTGTTCTTTGCCCGTCTTTGTCTTTGTGCTGAACACTCACGTCGTCTTTCCACAGTCTTATGAACGAACTAAGGTGAAAGCCATTTATAGAAGCTTCGAGCGGAAGCAGGGTTTAAACAGATGCGTGTGAAACCAGAGCAGCCGGTGGCTTTTCATTCAGACATCAGCTTGATTTTTCCTCCTCCGTCACAGAGTCTGATGAGAGAACGTGAAGGAAGAGGACGTCGCGTCGTACCGACAGCTTTGAAGTTGCTTCACAGAGAGAGACGTGATGGAGCAAAGGAGGGAAGTCTCAAAGGAAATAAAGGAAGGGGGTGGAAAAGTGATAAAACAGTACCGGACTGTCTTCGTGTCgcagggatttcttttttttatgatgCAACTCCTCCTTTACTCCAGTACAactggacaaaaacacaaacaaatggatttttttctttgctgacaATATGAATGAAAAAAGGAGAACGAAAATCAGTGATGAGACAAGCGTCCAGCTCCTGCTCCAGCCCTTGCTCATGGGCgtctgcatccatccatccactcatcCACCCATAACTATGTAAACTACATTCCTTTGCAGTGCCATAAGTTTGCCGTGACCTCTCACACCACAACAGCAAATAATGAACAGACTGAAAGacgaaaataaaaaataaaggcaGACAAAGAAGCGCACATCCCACCCACTCTACGTATAACTTTTCAAGTCTGGCCTCTTTTTTACTCTCATcatctttctcttctcttcatcttctttttttttctagtctCTTATGACGAAGATGAAGTTGAAGTGGAGCTAGGCTTTTTTTGGTTGATTAAGTCCAAGTAGAGTTCAGAGCGCAGGAATCTGGGGTATGAGTCCTTCTCCATCAGCCCGTATATCCGCCTCTGAGCTAGGTCAAAGCAGGAGCGTGTCACATTCTGCAGGTTGTCCTTAGTGTGATCTCTAGTGTATGAATCCAGATTTACCTGCAGAGCCAAAATAAGTGAGAATAAGTCCAGGAATAAATGCATGTCTCCTTTACCGTTTTCAAGCCCTTTTTTCCAGGATCAACACAGGCTGCGTTCATTCTCACTCACCTCTTTACAAGACTGGATAGCGATGTATTCTGCAAATATTTTCTTGGCTTTTGAGGCCATCTTGGACTGCGACTTGATCTTCTT from the Oreochromis niloticus isolate F11D_XX linkage group LG7, O_niloticus_UMD_NMBU, whole genome shotgun sequence genome contains:
- the rgs3a gene encoding regulator of G-protein signaling 3a isoform X9 gives rise to the protein MAKDMKNRLAFLRRRNESPGSNPAGKLDKSMKSVKPTPEEALKWGDSLDKLLAHKYGLAAFRAFLRTEFSEENLEFWLACEEYKKIKSQSKMASKAKKIFAEYIAIQSCKEVNLDSYTRDHTKDNLQNVTRSCFDLAQRRIYGLMEKDSYPRFLRSELYLDLINQKKPSSTSTSSSS